One segment of Nostoc flagelliforme CCNUN1 DNA contains the following:
- a CDS encoding universal stress protein — MIEKILLAVSGLGHAEEMLKTLREIPSIQSAKVTILHVVQAQNTAATMTAKWENGGKILANAIQTLNLDPSQVSSILREGDPKDVVCQVADEIDADLIIMGSRGLKRLQSILSNSVSQYVFQLSSRPMLLVKDDIYVKRIKRIMVAIDNSDSAKNCFKLALFLLRDIQGGELILANVATDLGGKKSEITEVSSDKNPVLAAAVAEAKNQGIQSRCYISSGKPGEEICRLAEELNIDLLLLGSPDRRPSIAKNFVDIDRLIGSSLSDYVRVNATCPVLLARTIA; from the coding sequence ATGATAGAAAAAATTTTGCTGGCTGTATCGGGATTGGGACACGCAGAAGAAATGCTCAAGACCCTGAGAGAAATTCCTTCAATTCAATCTGCAAAAGTAACAATTTTGCATGTTGTTCAGGCACAAAATACTGCTGCTACCATGACAGCTAAATGGGAAAATGGCGGTAAAATTTTAGCTAATGCCATTCAAACTTTGAACTTAGATCCTAGCCAGGTTTCTTCAATTTTGCGCGAAGGCGACCCCAAAGATGTAGTTTGCCAAGTAGCTGATGAAATCGACGCTGACTTGATTATTATGGGTTCACGCGGACTTAAGCGGCTGCAATCCATTTTATCGAACTCAGTCAGTCAGTATGTTTTCCAGCTATCTTCTCGCCCAATGTTGCTGGTAAAAGATGATATTTATGTCAAAAGAATTAAGCGCATTATGGTGGCAATAGACAACTCTGATTCAGCAAAAAACTGCTTTAAATTGGCACTGTTTTTACTGCGAGATATTCAGGGCGGCGAGTTAATTTTGGCAAATGTTGCCACAGATTTAGGCGGGAAAAAATCGGAAATAACTGAAGTTAGTTCAGATAAAAATCCAGTTTTGGCAGCCGCAGTTGCAGAAGCTAAAAACCAGGGCATCCAATCTCGTTGTTATATCAGCAGTGGCAAACCTGGTGAAGAAATTTGTCGGTTGGCAGAGGAGTTGAATATAGACTTATTATTGCTTGGTTCTCCAGATCGTCGCCCATCCATCGCTAAGAATTTTGTTGATATAGACCGACTTATCGGATCTTCCTTGTCTGACTATGTTCGAGTTAATGCCACTTGTCCAGTATTGTTGGCGCGGACGATCGCTTAA
- a CDS encoding protein kinase domain-containing protein, with amino-acid sequence MVIKQFCFAQAGSSWSGFEAHQREIRVLQRLAYPGIPRYINSFATSDGFCLVQEYINAQSLAQLLGKFEIEEVKQIAVKALEILQYLQNLNPPVIHRDIKPENILVDEPAFGLPLSRTFPPSTLTSDTACNATGS; translated from the coding sequence ATGGTAATAAAGCAGTTTTGCTTTGCTCAAGCTGGCTCTAGTTGGTCTGGTTTTGAGGCTCATCAACGAGAAATTAGAGTGCTACAAAGACTAGCTTATCCCGGTATTCCCCGCTACATAAATTCTTTTGCTACGTCTGATGGCTTTTGTTTGGTGCAAGAATATATCAACGCCCAATCTTTGGCACAACTCCTCGGTAAGTTTGAAATAGAGGAAGTTAAGCAAATTGCTGTCAAAGCTTTAGAAATTCTTCAATACCTGCAAAATCTCAATCCTCCGGTAATTCATCGGGATATCAAACCGGAAAACATCTTGGTAGATGAACCTGCTTTCGGTTTACCTCTAAGCCGGACTTTTCCTCCATCTACACTGACTTCTGACACGGCTTGTAATGCTACGGGCAGTTGA
- a CDS encoding 2Fe-2S iron-sulfur cluster-binding protein: MGNIKFVKENKEVVAADGANLRLKAMQNDIDIYKFIGKMTNCGGSGQCGTCIVEIVEGLENLSPRTDVENRKFKKKPENYRLACQTLVNGSVSVVTKP; the protein is encoded by the coding sequence ATGGGTAATATCAAATTCGTTAAAGAGAATAAAGAAGTAGTGGCGGCAGATGGTGCCAATCTCCGGCTCAAAGCGATGCAAAATGACATTGATATATATAAATTCATTGGTAAGATGACAAATTGCGGTGGTAGTGGTCAGTGCGGTACTTGCATTGTCGAGATAGTCGAAGGACTAGAAAATCTTTCCCCCCGCACAGACGTAGAAAATCGCAAATTCAAAAAAAAGCCGGAAAATTACCGCCTTGCCTGTCAAACTTTAGTGAATGGGTCAGTCAGTGTAGTCACCAAGCCTTAA
- the psbM gene encoding photosystem II reaction center protein PsbM — MQVNDLGFVASILFVLVPTVFLLILYIQTASREGGKDN; from the coding sequence ATGCAAGTTAATGACCTGGGGTTCGTAGCGAGCATTTTGTTCGTACTAGTCCCCACTGTGTTTTTACTAATTCTTTACATCCAAACTGCTAGCCGCGAAGGTGGAAAAGATAATTAA
- the tgt gene encoding tRNA guanosine(34) transglycosylase Tgt produces MSANFSFECLACCSQTKARAGVFFTPHGVVETPRFMPVGTLANVKTITPSQLRETGAQMILSNTYHLHLQPGEAIVAGGGGLHKFMGWNGPMLTDSGGFQVFSLSEMRKITEEGVTFRSPHDGRIINLTPELSIQIQNTLGADVIMAFDECPPYPATRQEVETATERTYRWLERCITAHQRSEQALFGIVQGGVYLDLRCRAAEALAKLDLPGYAIGGVSVGEPPEMMAEIVKVTAPLLPPEKPRYLMGVGTYREMALAIASGVDLFDCVIPTRWARHGTAIVQGGRWNLKNAKFREDFTPLDETCPCYTCQNFSRAYISHLVRSQEILAYTLLSIHNITELIRFTQHIREAILSDRFVTEFGHWLNSSESAPNEEEITNDK; encoded by the coding sequence ATGAGTGCGAATTTTTCCTTTGAATGTCTTGCTTGCTGTAGCCAAACCAAAGCTAGAGCAGGAGTCTTTTTCACTCCTCACGGTGTTGTAGAAACCCCCAGATTTATGCCAGTGGGAACGCTGGCGAATGTCAAAACTATCACCCCATCTCAGCTACGAGAGACTGGGGCGCAAATGATCTTATCCAATACTTATCATCTTCACCTACAACCAGGGGAAGCGATCGTGGCTGGGGGTGGTGGGTTGCACAAATTTATGGGTTGGAATGGCCCAATGCTCACAGATTCGGGTGGGTTTCAGGTGTTCAGCTTAAGCGAAATGCGGAAAATTACTGAAGAAGGCGTTACTTTCCGCTCACCCCATGATGGACGAATTATTAACTTGACCCCAGAGCTATCCATTCAGATTCAAAATACTTTGGGGGCCGATGTGATCATGGCCTTTGATGAGTGTCCGCCTTACCCAGCGACTCGCCAAGAGGTTGAAACTGCAACTGAGCGCACTTATCGCTGGTTAGAGCGCTGCATAACGGCTCATCAACGCAGTGAACAGGCGTTGTTTGGGATTGTGCAAGGGGGCGTATATTTGGATTTACGCTGTCGTGCGGCGGAAGCTCTGGCTAAGTTGGATTTGCCCGGATATGCCATTGGTGGCGTAAGTGTGGGAGAACCGCCTGAAATGATGGCTGAGATTGTGAAAGTGACAGCACCGCTTTTACCGCCTGAAAAACCGCGTTATTTGATGGGTGTCGGTACTTATCGGGAAATGGCGCTCGCGATCGCATCTGGTGTAGATTTATTTGATTGCGTAATTCCCACCCGTTGGGCGAGACATGGGACAGCAATAGTTCAGGGCGGACGCTGGAATTTAAAAAATGCTAAGTTTCGTGAAGATTTTACGCCATTAGATGAAACTTGTCCTTGCTACACTTGCCAAAATTTTAGCCGGGCTTACATATCTCATTTAGTGCGATCGCAAGAAATTTTGGCTTATACCTTGTTGAGCATTCACAACATTACCGAACTAATTCGCTTTACACAGCATATTAGAGAAGCAATATTAAGCGATCGCTTTGTCACAGAATTTGGTCATTGGCTAAACTCATCTGAATCAGCACCAAATGAAGAGGAAATTACAAATGACAAATAA
- the ribH gene encoding 6,7-dimethyl-8-ribityllumazine synthase, with protein sequence MAVFEGTFTQTEPLRFAVVIGRFNDLVTGKLLEGCQDCLKRHGVDPNPQGNQVDYVWVPGSFEVPLVARQLALSHRYDAVICLGAVIRGQTPHFDYVSAEVSKGIAAASFQTGVPVIFGILTVDTMQQALERAGIKGNHGWDYALNALEMASLMRQLRSNLAEPYSLNSQSLPASFQSASIGNLTAESEELG encoded by the coding sequence ATGGCAGTTTTCGAGGGAACTTTTACCCAAACGGAGCCTTTGCGGTTTGCAGTGGTGATTGGTCGATTTAATGACCTAGTTACCGGAAAGCTGCTAGAGGGATGTCAAGATTGCTTGAAACGCCACGGTGTAGATCCTAACCCCCAAGGTAATCAGGTAGACTATGTTTGGGTTCCGGGAAGTTTTGAAGTACCTTTGGTAGCTCGCCAACTAGCACTTTCCCATCGTTATGATGCTGTAATTTGTCTAGGTGCAGTCATTCGAGGACAAACACCCCATTTTGATTATGTATCCGCCGAAGTTTCTAAAGGTATTGCCGCCGCTAGCTTTCAAACTGGAGTGCCAGTAATTTTTGGCATTTTGACAGTAGACACTATGCAGCAAGCTTTAGAACGGGCAGGCATAAAAGGTAATCATGGCTGGGATTATGCCCTGAATGCCTTAGAAATGGCAAGCCTTATGCGGCAACTGCGTTCTAACCTGGCAGAGCCATATTCTCTTAATAGCCAGTCTTTGCCAGCCTCTTTTCAAAGTGCCAGCATCGGCAATTTAACTGCGGAGTCAGAAGAACTCGGCTAA
- the psbZ gene encoding photosystem II reaction center protein PsbZ, translated as MTIIFQFALISLVLLSFVLVVGVPVAYATPQNWVESKKLLWVGSAAWIGLVFLVGLLNFFVV; from the coding sequence ATGACCATAATATTCCAATTCGCTTTGATAAGCCTAGTTCTATTGTCTTTTGTCCTGGTTGTTGGCGTCCCCGTTGCTTACGCCACTCCCCAAAATTGGGTTGAATCTAAAAAACTGCTCTGGGTTGGTTCCGCCGCCTGGATTGGTTTGGTATTTTTAGTTGGTTTGTTAAACTTTTTTGTTGTGTAG
- a CDS encoding glutamate-5-semialdehyde dehydrogenase, producing the protein MIVEVLDDYPEPITSAQRAYHASLKLGITKGADRSRAVLAMAQALERSFDDILEANTLDLEASREMAVPELILDWLKLTPTRLEMTVDILQRLGELSDPLRRVRTADYQLEDSQSYTQLMPLGVIGFIYEAFPDLGAIAAGFCIKTGNSIILKGSTEASHSNAVIAEVLQSAIAQVGLPPGCLELITAEHGTSIRDLVTQDQYVNLVIPYGRSSLIQQVVRQSTCPVLKSAMGNCYLYWSLNSSLEMVRLMILNSHQSEPDQVNAIEKVLIHRQALPSSLAVLWNSLMEKGFEIKGDAELVKAFPQLQLVKEGEWGNPYLTRTVAFKLVDSLEAAIAWINEYSSGHADSIVTESYQESRQFALGVTSASTYINTSPRFSRNPSRGDSVFLGMSNQKGHRRGFISLETLTTVKHIVQGNGRF; encoded by the coding sequence ATGATTGTTGAAGTTTTGGATGATTACCCCGAACCAATTACTAGTGCCCAACGCGCCTATCATGCTTCCCTAAAGTTGGGGATCACAAAGGGAGCAGACCGGAGTCGTGCAGTACTGGCAATGGCACAAGCCCTTGAGCGCTCATTTGACGACATTCTAGAAGCCAATACCTTGGATTTAGAAGCCAGTCGGGAAATGGCAGTGCCTGAGTTGATACTAGACTGGCTAAAGCTGACTCCCACAAGGTTAGAGATGACCGTGGACATTCTACAACGGTTGGGGGAATTATCAGATCCACTGCGGCGCGTCAGAACTGCTGATTATCAACTGGAAGATTCCCAAAGTTATACCCAGTTAATGCCCTTGGGAGTGATTGGATTTATTTATGAGGCGTTTCCAGATTTAGGAGCGATCGCAGCAGGTTTTTGTATCAAAACTGGCAATAGCATAATTCTCAAAGGCAGTACTGAAGCTAGCCATTCTAACGCGGTCATCGCTGAGGTACTGCAAAGTGCGATCGCCCAAGTTGGTCTACCTCCGGGCTGTCTAGAACTGATCACAGCAGAACATGGTACTTCGATTCGGGATTTAGTCACCCAAGACCAGTACGTGAATCTAGTGATTCCCTACGGACGTTCTAGTTTGATACAGCAGGTAGTACGACAGTCAACTTGCCCAGTCTTAAAGTCAGCGATGGGTAACTGTTATCTCTACTGGTCGCTAAATTCAAGTTTAGAAATGGTGCGCTTGATGATTCTTAATAGCCATCAGAGCGAACCAGACCAAGTTAATGCCATTGAAAAGGTACTCATTCACCGCCAAGCTTTGCCATCGTCTTTAGCCGTTCTGTGGAACAGCTTGATGGAAAAAGGCTTTGAAATTAAAGGGGATGCAGAACTAGTAAAAGCCTTTCCTCAGTTGCAGTTGGTGAAGGAAGGCGAATGGGGAAACCCTTATTTAACGAGGACAGTAGCTTTTAAATTGGTGGATAGCTTAGAAGCTGCGATCGCCTGGATTAATGAATACAGCAGTGGTCATGCTGACTCCATCGTTACTGAATCCTACCAGGAAAGTCGGCAGTTTGCTTTAGGAGTTACCAGTGCCTCTACCTACATAAATACTTCTCCGCGTTTTTCCCGCAACCCCTCGCGGGGAGATTCAGTGTTTCTCGGCATGTCTAATCAAAAAGGTCATCGCCGGGGATTTATCAGCCTGGAAACCTTGACCACCGTTAAGCACATTGTTCAGGGAAATGGCAGGTTTTAA
- a CDS encoding photosystem II reaction center protein K — protein MEAALLLAKLPEAYQIFDPLVDVLPVIPVFFLLLAFVWQAAVGFR, from the coding sequence ATGGAAGCAGCACTTTTATTAGCAAAACTGCCTGAAGCATACCAAATCTTTGATCCTTTGGTGGACGTTCTCCCAGTCATCCCCGTATTCTTCTTGTTGCTTGCTTTCGTTTGGCAAGCAGCCGTGGGATTTAGGTAA
- a CDS encoding CBS domain-containing protein: MDLILCHTTADFDALGAAVGLTRLLPGSKIVLSGGSHPPVRDFLALHRDEYALIERRSVIPEKIRSLTVVDTQQRDRLGKAAEWLDLPHIGEIIIYDHHLGQESNIPATESYISSVGATTTLIVEQLQQQEISLTPAEATVMALGIHVDTGSLTYDQSTARDALALAWLMQQGASLSVISTYRDPGLSVQLQQLLTESLENLEYFCLHGYTVAWVTLRTKNFVPGLSSLASELVELTEIDALLLANEYALDEGDSRLTVIGRSQIPKTNLNVLFQLLGGGGHSQAASLNLRGVDSEAILKQLLDGVKAQIPHPLTARDLMSSPVRTILPETTIAEAQRILLRYGHSGLSVVDAQGQLVGIISRRDLDVALHHGFSHAPVKGYMTTNLKTIAPDTTLPQIQSLMVTYDIGRLPVLENEQLVGLVTRTDVLRELHQERDEDEEGQKFKNQNDANAAVTKFKIPLSTELQNRLAPQLWQLLTTASQEAEKRGWHLYLVGGAVRDLLLADATSGTLMIKDIDLVVDGFHKSADVGAGVELAKALQQLYPAARLEIHGAFQTAALLWHKDPELDSLWVDIATARTEFYPYPAANPEVEASSIRQDLYRRDFSINALALRLTTPRAGELLDFFGGLLDLQAKKIRVLHPNSFIEDPTRIYRGVRFAVRFGFQIEPQTEEFIRYAINSGVYDRTAQENSKTPALQTRLKTELKHILEAPYWKSALQLLDNLGALQCIHPTLNLDAELLRQLRLLERCLRRFDAEQTLIHWEMRLEALIAHLAPQYRAKVAKNLQLQEDTIKRLQNLASAQTEVMESLPKCQSPSQVVQLLRQYDLPMLILIALQSPRSLRHQIWEYLTVLANVQPLLNGNDLKKLGYTPGPQYRQILDHVVAATLDGVIKDRAEAEGFLAQHYPK, encoded by the coding sequence ATGGATTTAATTCTTTGCCACACAACAGCAGATTTTGACGCACTAGGGGCTGCGGTAGGGTTAACGCGCCTACTACCCGGAAGTAAGATTGTGCTGAGTGGCGGTTCTCACCCTCCTGTAAGGGATTTTTTAGCATTGCATCGGGATGAATATGCGCTAATTGAACGCCGTTCGGTGATTCCAGAAAAAATTCGTTCTCTAACTGTGGTGGATACGCAACAGCGCGATCGCTTGGGTAAAGCTGCTGAGTGGTTAGATTTACCCCATATTGGAGAAATTATAATTTATGACCATCACTTAGGACAAGAATCAAATATTCCGGCTACCGAATCATATATTTCCTCAGTAGGAGCAACCACAACTTTAATCGTTGAGCAATTGCAACAACAGGAAATTTCCCTAACTCCTGCCGAAGCAACTGTGATGGCTTTGGGTATCCACGTTGACACTGGCTCTTTGACTTATGACCAGTCCACAGCACGGGATGCCCTAGCTTTGGCTTGGTTGATGCAACAAGGTGCGAGCTTATCGGTAATTTCCACCTACCGTGACCCTGGTTTGTCTGTGCAATTGCAGCAGTTATTAACTGAATCGCTGGAAAATTTAGAATATTTTTGTCTACATGGATATACGGTTGCTTGGGTAACTCTAAGAACTAAAAATTTTGTGCCTGGGTTATCGAGTTTGGCATCGGAACTTGTGGAATTAACCGAAATTGATGCCCTACTGTTGGCTAATGAATATGCTTTAGATGAAGGTGATTCACGGTTAACTGTAATTGGGCGATCGCAAATTCCCAAAACGAATCTTAACGTATTATTCCAACTTCTAGGTGGCGGTGGTCATTCACAAGCCGCATCGCTAAACCTAAGAGGAGTTGATTCAGAGGCAATATTAAAACAACTTCTTGACGGCGTAAAAGCACAAATTCCCCATCCTCTCACCGCTAGGGACTTGATGTCCTCTCCTGTTCGCACAATTCTGCCTGAAACTACAATTGCCGAAGCCCAGCGCATTTTATTACGCTATGGACACTCTGGTTTATCTGTGGTCGATGCCCAAGGGCAACTAGTAGGTATTATTTCGCGCCGGGATCTTGATGTTGCGCTGCACCACGGATTTAGTCATGCGCCAGTTAAAGGCTATATGACGACGAATCTTAAAACGATCGCACCAGATACAACACTGCCACAAATTCAGTCGCTGATGGTGACTTATGATATCGGACGCCTACCAGTATTGGAAAATGAACAGTTAGTTGGTCTGGTTACTCGTACTGATGTGTTGCGGGAATTACATCAAGAAAGGGATGAAGATGAAGAGGGACAAAAATTCAAAAATCAAAATGACGCTAACGCTGCGGTAACAAAATTCAAAATTCCTCTTAGCACTGAGTTGCAAAATCGCCTTGCTCCGCAATTGTGGCAATTACTCACCACAGCATCGCAAGAGGCAGAAAAACGGGGTTGGCATCTTTATCTTGTCGGAGGTGCAGTGCGGGATTTACTGTTAGCTGATGCAACATCAGGCACTTTGATGATTAAAGATATTGACCTCGTAGTTGATGGCTTTCACAAATCAGCAGATGTTGGTGCTGGTGTGGAATTAGCAAAGGCACTCCAACAACTTTACCCTGCGGCTCGTTTAGAAATCCACGGGGCTTTTCAAACTGCGGCTTTGTTGTGGCACAAAGACCCAGAATTAGATTCTTTATGGGTAGATATTGCCACCGCTAGGACAGAATTCTATCCTTATCCAGCAGCGAATCCAGAAGTTGAGGCGAGTTCTATTCGTCAAGACTTGTATCGTCGAGATTTTAGTATCAATGCCCTTGCTTTGCGCCTTACTACTCCCCGCGCTGGTGAATTACTCGATTTTTTTGGTGGATTACTAGATTTACAAGCCAAGAAAATTCGGGTTTTACACCCTAACAGCTTTATCGAAGACCCTACCCGGATTTATCGTGGCGTGCGCTTTGCTGTGCGCTTCGGATTTCAAATTGAACCGCAAACTGAAGAGTTTATCCGCTATGCCATCAACAGTGGCGTTTACGATCGCACTGCTCAAGAGAATAGCAAAACTCCAGCCCTGCAAACTAGACTGAAAACAGAATTAAAACACATCCTAGAAGCCCCTTATTGGAAATCGGCTTTACAGTTACTTGATAATTTAGGAGCGTTGCAATGTATCCATCCTACCCTCAACCTAGATGCAGAACTCCTGCGACAATTACGTTTGCTAGAACGCTGCTTGCGGCGATTTGATGCCGAACAAACTCTCATCCATTGGGAAATGCGCTTAGAAGCGTTAATCGCCCATCTAGCACCACAATATCGGGCGAAAGTGGCAAAGAATCTGCAACTGCAAGAGGATACTATTAAACGCTTGCAAAACTTGGCTTCTGCCCAAACTGAGGTGATGGAATCTTTGCCTAAGTGTCAAAGTCCCAGTCAAGTAGTGCAGTTGTTGCGACAGTACGACTTACCAATGCTGATTTTAATTGCTTTGCAAAGTCCGCGATCGCTTAGACATCAAATTTGGGAATATTTAACTGTTTTGGCTAACGTGCAGCCACTATTGAATGGCAATGATTTAAAAAAACTGGGTTACACACCAGGGCCGCAGTATCGGCAAATATTAGATCATGTAGTTGCTGCTACTTTAGATGGAGTGATTAAAGATAGGGCTGAAGCAGAGGGGTTTTTAGCACAACACTATCCTAAATGA
- a CDS encoding alkaline phosphatase D family protein yields the protein MELMDATHLLANRCRRRSFLLGAGFLTGLTIASQWHPVLANSRFSGYPFSLGVASGDPLPDGVVIWTRLAPNPLSGGGMPLVNVPVRWQVALDENMRQVVQRGTVLATPELGHSVHVDVRGLDPDRWYWYQFEAGREVSPIGRTRTAPAFYGSISQLNFAFVSCQDWQNGYYTAYRHLAEEDLDLVVHLGDYIYEYGPQSGGPRQHNSPEIITLDDYRDRHALYKTDLNLQAAHAAFPWIVTWDDHEVDNNYANLIPEDNQTQEAFRKRRANAYQAYYEHMPLRRFSLPNGPDMLLYRRFTFGNLAEFNVLDTRQYRTNQPCDDGLKPRCPEALDTNATMTGSEQEQWLRKGLDQSRSRWNVIAQQTMLAEYNFNSSPGAGVFNVDQWDGYVAARNRLLSFLNQRQPSNPVVITGDIHSSWVHDLKLDFNNPNSPTVGTEFVGTSITSDFPTQSIAPVQAALPNNPHTKFFDGAYRGYVRCKLTPQRWQSDYRVVSSIIDLNASVKTLASFVVQNGQPGAHLS from the coding sequence ATGGAACTTATGGATGCTACGCACCTGCTAGCAAATCGTTGCAGAAGGCGGAGTTTTTTGTTGGGTGCAGGATTCTTAACCGGGTTAACAATCGCTAGTCAATGGCATCCGGTATTGGCTAACTCAAGGTTTTCTGGCTATCCGTTCAGTCTTGGTGTTGCCTCTGGCGATCCTTTGCCGGATGGTGTTGTTATCTGGACACGACTGGCTCCCAATCCACTCTCTGGTGGTGGAATGCCACTTGTAAATGTTCCAGTGCGGTGGCAAGTGGCCCTTGATGAAAACATGAGGCAGGTTGTGCAGCGAGGAACAGTGCTGGCGACGCCAGAGTTAGGCCACTCAGTTCACGTTGATGTCCGTGGACTAGACCCTGACCGTTGGTACTGGTATCAATTTGAAGCAGGTAGGGAAGTTAGCCCCATTGGACGGACTCGCACAGCACCAGCATTTTATGGCTCTATCTCACAACTGAACTTTGCTTTTGTCTCTTGTCAAGACTGGCAAAATGGCTACTATACGGCTTATCGGCATTTAGCTGAGGAAGACCTTGACCTTGTGGTTCATCTGGGTGATTATATTTACGAATATGGCCCACAATCCGGTGGTCCCCGCCAGCATAATAGTCCAGAAATCATTACTCTTGACGACTACCGCGATCGCCACGCCCTATACAAAACTGACCTGAATCTCCAAGCGGCTCATGCTGCTTTTCCCTGGATTGTCACTTGGGATGATCATGAAGTTGATAACAACTACGCCAACTTAATCCCCGAAGACAACCAAACCCAAGAAGCTTTTAGGAAACGGCGAGCTAACGCGTATCAAGCTTACTACGAACACATGCCTCTGCGTCGGTTTTCATTGCCTAACGGCCCAGATATGCTGCTTTATCGACGGTTCACTTTCGGTAATTTAGCTGAGTTCAATGTTCTAGATACGAGGCAGTACCGCACTAACCAACCTTGTGATGACGGACTTAAACCTCGCTGTCCCGAAGCTTTGGATACAAATGCTACCATGACTGGCTCAGAACAAGAGCAGTGGTTACGAAAAGGGTTAGATCAGTCGCGATCGCGCTGGAATGTGATTGCTCAACAGACGATGCTAGCCGAGTACAATTTTAATAGTAGTCCAGGTGCAGGTGTATTTAATGTGGATCAGTGGGACGGCTACGTGGCTGCACGTAATCGACTCTTGAGTTTTCTAAACCAGCGCCAACCTTCTAATCCAGTGGTAATTACTGGAGACATCCATTCTAGTTGGGTACATGACTTAAAGCTTGATTTTAATAACCCAAACTCACCGACGGTAGGCACTGAGTTTGTAGGAACCTCAATTACCTCTGACTTTCCCACTCAATCCATCGCCCCAGTTCAAGCTGCCCTACCCAACAATCCCCATACTAAGTTCTTTGACGGTGCTTACCGGGGATACGTGCGCTGCAAGCTTACCCCACAACGCTGGCAAAGTGACTACCGTGTTGTATCAAGCATCATCGATTTGAATGCCTCTGTCAAAACCCTAGCCTCCTTTGTAGTCCAAAACGGACAACCAGGAGCGCATCTAAGTTAA
- a CDS encoding Uma2 family endonuclease, whose amino-acid sequence MTIAQELDSQQGICQDVIFPPGDLFSDEPPLETELHLRQIILLLTCLEWLWRDRNDFYAAGNLTIYYSPHQRKSEYFRGPDFFVVLGTERKTRKSWVVWEEDGKYPNVILEILSDSTANTDKGLKKEIYQDTFRTLDYFWFDPYTQEFAGFHLVDGEYQPLQASEQGYLWSQQLGLYLGAYQGLLRFFTRDGQLVPTPEETAEQAEQKAGQAEQKAERLAAKLRELNIDPETI is encoded by the coding sequence ATGACCATAGCTCAAGAATTAGATTCTCAACAAGGCATCTGCCAAGATGTTATATTTCCCCCTGGTGATTTATTTAGTGACGAACCTCCTTTGGAAACAGAACTGCATCTACGACAAATAATCCTACTTTTAACTTGTCTGGAATGGTTGTGGCGAGATAGAAATGATTTCTATGCGGCCGGAAATCTGACTATCTATTACAGTCCACATCAACGCAAATCAGAATACTTCCGAGGGCCAGACTTTTTTGTAGTGTTGGGAACTGAACGTAAAACTCGCAAAAGTTGGGTAGTGTGGGAAGAAGATGGCAAATATCCAAATGTAATTCTAGAAATATTGTCTGACTCAACAGCTAATACTGATAAAGGTTTAAAAAAAGAAATTTATCAAGATACTTTCCGCACCTTGGATTATTTTTGGTTCGATCCTTACACACAAGAATTTGCGGGATTTCATTTAGTAGATGGAGAATATCAACCTCTACAAGCAAGTGAACAAGGATATTTGTGGAGTCAACAACTAGGGTTATATTTGGGAGCTTATCAGGGATTATTGCGGTTTTTTACACGAGATGGCCAACTAGTACCAACACCTGAAGAAACGGCAGAACAGGCAGAACAAAAGGCAGGACAAGCAGAACAAAAGGCAGAACGTTTGGCAGCAAAACTGCGCGAGTTAAATATCGATCCTGAGACAATTTAG